The DNA segment GTGATGGTTTATTATAACGAGTTATACAAGGTCAAACATCACCGCCACCAATCAAGTTTAGCGCGTTAAACTAACAATGCATGATATTTATCACGCGTGAAGATGATATGAGTGATGGTATTGTTGGGTGTTGTtgagtgttgtgagtgatgggtattgttgggtgttgtgagtgatgggtatttcactaaaatccatcactagtgatggaataatggcTGATGAAATAGCGGAACTTGATTGAAAGTTGTGACGAGTGATGAGTGATCACCACCACTACTCCCTTAAAATGCAATTTAGGCTACTTACCCAGTTGATAACCTTATTCCACTAACAACTCAAACAACCAACATATTCTAGATCCTATATTGAAATTTaagtttatctcctttaattccATCTTCCATATTGTTTTATAACGCACGCTctagaggttttttttttttgaaaaaaacgctCAGAGGGCAATTTAAAGGCGTTAGGAAGCTTTTTTTAGTCTGTATGTAGTGGGGCGCTATAACACCCCATTTTTTCAATTTTCGCGCCCCATAGCGCCCCGCATACCACGATGGACGGCGCTATggaggatttttttttttttggaggggAGGGGGGGAGGCGCCATGGACATAGCGGCGTGATGGAGGGAACTTTTAAGGGTTTGACCAATCAAAAGGCTTTAAGGGTTTtcataattaattaataaaaatgaaaattaataattagataatgatgggtaggggctttatgactacgtgCTATAGTGATATAACGCTCCATAAAgtccctgtgtgacgtggcatgACGCGTGTCGTATAACGCCCCACAagaggctttatgactacggatgacTTACAAAAAAGAAACGCCAAAAATACCCCTCCAGGTGTGGTCTAATAAGAAAGTAGAGTTTTTTCCCATAGTGGTGTTGGTCgaaaaactatttaccaaaatggtgttgttagaaaaatatttataaaaatagtgtttttgaaGGTTAATTTGTTTCTCAATCCCATCCCCATCAAATAAGCCCAATTCATTAAATAACTATTGCTTTAGTGAGTCTCTCACCAAATTCATCTTTCCAAgattattgaaaaaaaaaaactatttttaaatCTACTTAAAAAAAACCTACAATAAAAATCTTAAAATCTATAGCTAATTAAAAATAACCTGCATATGATTCAAATGACATTAGTTGTACCCTCTTTATTTAATAAGAAAAAAACTGAAAAATCACTCAAATTTATATACGACCACTCTCATAATTCCTTCCGTTtatgttattttttatataaacaacacaatataatttgTTATATTAAAACTTGCTAGTTGAATATATGTTCAACACATAACACAACACAATATAATTTGCTATTTTAAAACTAGCTAGTTTAATATACGTTCAACACATTTTATAATGAACCCTATAATTATTCGATATCcttttatattaatttaaaacataatatAAGAAAAGCTTTTATATATACTAGTTTAATTGTAAAATTTGTTTCTCTTATATTCTACTAGATGGAAGGAATACATGCCGCCTAACCCAAACCTTGAGAACTAGATTTGGAGAAAAAATAAGTTAACATAATGGGTGATTAAAAATAGTTTGAACTAAATAAGTTACGATATTGTgctatttatataaaaataataagcCAAAGAAATATTAACAATGATCATATATACATTTGAGTGAATTTTGAGCTTTTTCAGTAGAGAGTAATGAGAGTATAGTTCAAGTTATTACAATCACACGCAAtaggttttttttattaaatattgatttttagattttcaaaatttcattttttaaACTAAAGTTTTATAGATACAAAAAGAAAATTCATTAAGATTCTTAACAAAAAGGTATGTTACATAAGAGATCAAATAACATGATTAATTTGATATTTAAAAGGTAAGTTACATATTCCCTCGGTTATGTGCCCTTTTTGCGACGAATACGAGGAAACGGTGAAACATTTGTTTACAGCTTGTACGGTGACAATTCGGGTGTGGGCGGCTATCAGTGCGTGGTGCAACATTCCGCCGATCTTCACGTTCGAGTTCAAAGATTTAATGGATATTCATAATTCTATTCAGGGGGCAAAAAATGAAGAAGATTATTCATGGTTTGGTAATTATTTCTTGCTGGTGCATTTGGAAATGTAGGAACGAGTTGGTTTTTAAGCAGATCAATAGAAGTCCGCAAGATATTCTGATAGAGATTAAATTGAAAGGATTCATGTGGGTTAAAAATAGGTTTTCTTGTAAATATATTGGTTGGAAGGAGTAGTGTAAATACcctatgtatatgttgtaattttgCGCTTTGCCTGTTTGGGTCAGGGGTGGTGTTTTGTATTAACATTTTGCCCGTTTAGGTCGGAGGTgtgtttttaatgaagtttaattttcaaaaaaaaaaaaattaattaattgtgttTATCCAATAAAATTAAAAGTGAGAAACAAATAAAGAGTAAATATTTTTTCCACAACACCATTTTAATAATTACTTTTTCCACCAATAACACTATAAAAATAACTTCAAGAAAAGTAAATATCGAAGCCTAATCATTACAAGTGCTCAAGCACACTAAAAAAGTAGTGCCACGGTTGGATAATCGCACCGCCATGATAGTGTGACGTCATTGTTATTGATGATTTAATGAACTTTTTATTGGTTATAGGTTTTAGATTAATACCTTATTTTCATCATTCCTATTTCAAACCCCCCACCTTCTTTCTTTTAGAAACTCAAAAAAAGTTGAAAACCCCCACCCCCTTTTCTTTCATGAAACTCAAATTATGTTCAGTTGAAAACCTTGAAACCCCCCATCCTCTATCATTATAAAACTCCAAAAAGTTgaagaaaaccctgaaaaccccacactcactttcttcttcttcttctcttcttcttcttctcctcctaTCATGGATGCCGATGATAACGATTCAGGCGCTTCTAATGATTCCACTATATCCCAACAATCCATTAACGATTTAGCACCACCCAACAGCCCCGCGAATCAGGATGTGATTCTGCTCACTGACATTGAGGATTTCATGGATGACTATGGGGTGAACCCTATGTATAATGGCGACCATTTGGAGGCATTCTTTAATGGCTGGAGTGAGAGGGGGGTGCGGTTCAAGGACTCCATGGAGGTTCTTGAGAGGTTGGAAGACTTGAGGGACACTTTTTTGATGAATTTCAAGAGGGAAAATCAGGGTGAAAACGTGGAAGATGAGATGGATGTACACCAACGGGAGTTATATCGATTGTCCAAGGGTATTTGGGGAGGAAACGACGATCAAGGAGTTGATATGGAGGAAGACGAAGGAGTTGATATGGAGGAAGACGAAGGAGTTGATATGGAGGTTCCCCATCCTCTAAATCCTCACGCGCCACCGTTTTACCCATCCAGATTCCACCACGTTAATCAACGACCACCACCGGTAACCAATACCGGTAACCAAAAAGTTGTTCGTTATTATTCACTTACACCGGTACCTACGGGTCCGAGGAACAGGTTATGCGGGTTCACTCGTCGGAGAGGAATACAGCCGGTGGGTAGAAAGGTTCGAGAAGTCATTCCGCTTAATCCGGATGAACATTCAACTTCTGTAATGATTCGAAATATTCCGAATAACTACACGTATGTAATCAACTTCATTATCAGTAAAGAATATGTTGTTTAGTTCTTTTTAGATAAGTAAGTttgattattatttattttatgattgtAACAGTAGGTCATTATTGGTGGAGTTCTTGGAGAATCATTGCAAACATGAGAATGAAAAGGCGGGAAACACTATTCGTTCGGCTTTTGATTTTGTGTATCTTCCGGTTGATTTCAAGTACGTATTTGAACTAACTCGGTTTCTAATATGTTATTAGATCACATGTTAAACGAGTTGATATATATATTGAGTTTGCTATACACATAAAAAATGTTGTAGAAATGGAAAATAAAATCATATTAATACCAAAATATAAATGTTGATATATGCAGGCATCGTTTGAATGCTGGATATGCATTTGTGAACTTTACGACTTCAGAAGCAGCTCGGAGATTTCATGTGTCTGTAAAAGGAAAAAAATGGGATTTATTTAGAAGTAAAAAGATTGCTGATGTCAGTCGTGCAAGAATACAGGTGGTTGCGGTAAATTTGTAAAATTGTTatacaagttaaaaaaaaaaagtagtaACTAATTAGTTAAACGGGTATATGGTGTTGTTTTGGTTTGTAGGGGAAGGATGCGCTGGTGAAGAATTTTGAAAGAATGAGGCTTTGTAGCCCATCATGGGAGTACTTGCCGGTGTGGTTCGAACCACCGAGAGATGGGTGCATGATGGGTTCGTCGTCCAAGATGCACACGGTTGGGGAAGTCCAAGTTGGTCGATAGGTAGGGGTCGGTAGAGTGACCTTAGAGGGCTAGAAGTAGTAGTACGTAGTAGATGATGGTTCAGTGGGGAGAGGTAGGGTTCGGGCACTTGGATCATTGTGGTTCGGTGGTCTGGTGGTGTGCTCTACCTTTTTCCTGATGTCATCATATGTTATTAGGTTTCCAGAGATTTTGGTTCGTATAAACTCATCTTTTTGGATGGGCTAGCTTGAAGCGTACCTTTAGCATTATTTGATATCTTCAAACCATTAATCAATTGTTACCGATAGTACCTGTTGAGGTAAGTCATATCATGTTAGAACTTGCATACATGTGTTTGGGTTGGTTGAGTAAAACTAAAATGAACATGATTAGGATCAAAATGTACAGCCCGTTTTCATAACCGAGTCTACTGTTATATCTGACTGGATGCATGCAGTTTGTTTTGTTAAGATTATGGTAAATAAATGTGCATATGCATAAAAAAGGCTTACCTTTGAAACATTTGGACCTAGACTTCTGTGCACTCTACAGCATTTTTTTTTTAAGGGTGTGGGGCACCTGCGGGGACTTCCTTCGGGGACCCCTCTTGCCGATTAGGGGAGACACCGCCATCAAGGCGGTGAGGTAGAGAGAGGGAGGAAAGCGGTGGGGCTTCAccgaagagagggggaggagagagggagaagAGAGGATGAGTGGACCAATCAaaacttttcttttttttctttttttttttaataaaaaccaagtcacctaagagaggagtgccgccatcaatttagggtgttaggggagtttaagaggggagttgacgtggcacacgaggattggttatgcgtaagagaggggactcccctcttaggggagtgccccttacaccctaacgACAAACACactttatataaatatatatatatatattatatatatatatatatatatatatatatatatatatatatatatataaagagtcAGCAAGAAGCtggagacaaaaaaaaaaaaaaaaaaaacagaaccaAACAACGAAACAGTAACAGTTGCATGATTTCGACTAAATCAAAACTCTTCCAGTTCTCCCAGGTTGGCCTCCGTTGGCCTCCTAAGCTTTGACCTATTACAAATCCATAGAAACGAGTCCTCATTTATGAGCTCCACCGTCTTGCTTATCGGAACAAAAATATCATTAAAAGCTTTTTCATTCCGAGCACTCCAAATTCTCCAAGCATATAAACACTCCAATGGTAGGTGACCTGAGATTCAAAAccaatttatattttatattgtGAAAAAAGGATTAATTGTATCAATAAAAACCTATTTATATTTTAAAAGCACTAATAAATAATAATCACAAAGGAAGGTTGGGTTCGTCGTCCAAGATGCACACGGTTGGGGAAGTACAAGTTGGTCGATAGGTAGGGGTCAGTAAAGTGACCTTTTGGAGGACTAGAAGTAGTAGATGATAGTTCAGTGGGGAGAGGTAGGGTTCGGGCACTTGGATCATTGTGGTCTACTTTTtttgatgtcatcatgtgttatTGAACTCTATCTTTTCCGttcttattaatatattttgtCAAGCAACTTGATACTaattatacccttatacaattagcaacttgGGTTATGTCCTATTTATTTAAAAGTCACACCTTTTAGTTTATTTTACTCACACCCTTTCATTATATATtgtatacttatatatataataacaaatAGTAAATTAGATGCCTCACAACACCATTTCATCGCTTCATTCGAAAAGGCACCGAATTATTAAAAAAGACACTGATTCAAACACAACACATAGGATTAACTTGCGTGGGTTGAAAAGCAACTTTTGTCCCCATGAAGTT comes from the Helianthus annuus cultivar XRQ/B chromosome 4, HanXRQr2.0-SUNRISE, whole genome shotgun sequence genome and includes:
- the LOC110937403 gene encoding uncharacterized protein LOC110937403, whose product is MDADDNDSGASNDSTISQQSINDLAPPNSPANQDVILLTDIEDFMDDYGVNPMYNGDHLEAFFNGWSERGVRFKDSMEVLERLEDLRDTFLMNFKRENQGENVEDEMDVHQRELYRLSKGIWGGNDDQGVDMEEDEGVDMEEDEGVDMEVPHPLNPHAPPFYPSRFHHVNQRPPPVTNTGNQKVVRYYSLTPVPTGPRNRLCGFTRRRGIQPVGRKVREVIPLNPDEHSTSVMIRNIPNNYTRSLLVEFLENHCKHENEKAGNTIRSAFDFVYLPVDFKHRLNAGYAFVNFTTSEAARRFHVSVKGKKWDLFRSKKIADVSRARIQGKDALVKNFERMRLCSPSWEYLPVWFEPPRDGCMMGSSSKMHTVGEVQVGR